Proteins encoded in a region of the Coffea eugenioides isolate CCC68of chromosome 4, Ceug_1.0, whole genome shotgun sequence genome:
- the LOC113767389 gene encoding exocyst complex component EXO70E2-like produces MEYCESETAAAESEQHLIAAAYHIVKALGASKTLNNDMKRILTDLDVQLSKMTAVQENEADRTREMENKLKFAQRKIMSFQSRSLKIWDLGPGEDYGYLKAVDEVRRLAEILQNMPSNQTRKVKQLLDEAENILHKAMARLQEELVHILSKNMQPLEHEFVLLESCQVASLEEESIVPNEDESFEILSQRGRRGPDCEQYVVDLVHPRAIPLIKCIAELMFASNYDKEFCQSFISFWKQALDDYLINLHVKQLSIDDVLKMDWKRLTYRIRIWCRATRRIVGFYLASQKRLFDKILGEFGSTSSSCFIETSKASVSCLLNFGQAVLICPPRPERLFCLLDMYETLSKFLPDLGDLFAEEAGSLVEIEFHELLKRLGNSAKEIFLEFGNHVASNTSTIPFTSGSITHLTRYVMNYIMLLVEYGDTLNSLLEEQNLENTDQFSQAEVSQIINLNNTSPMAHSLKSVTSVLEANLDTKSDLYGDESLKHIFMMNNIHYMVQKIENSQLRWYFGDEWIRRHVWKFRQHETCYERITWSSILSQLKDDGSKGKAMLKDKCRKFNTAFEEVYKSQTAWKIPDAQLREELRISTSQKVIHAYRPFASRLAKCCISDKYIKYTEDDLGNYIWDLFEGSPKSLNHAKRR; encoded by the coding sequence ATGGAGTACTGTGAATCCGAAACAGCAGCCGCTGAAAGTGAACAGCATCTGATTGCTGCTGCCTATCATATTGTGAAGGCACTTGGGGCTAGTAAGACCTTGAACAATGACATGAAAAGAATTCTAACCGATCTTGATGTTCAATTGTCCAAGATGACTGCAGTTCAGGAGAATGAGGCTGACAGGACCAGGGAGATGGAAAATAAGCTCAAGTTTGCCCAGAGAAAGATCATGAGTTTCCAGTCAAGAAGCTTGAAGATTTGGGATTTAGGTCCTGGCGAGGATTATGGATATTTAAAAGCAGTTGACGAAGTTCGAAGGTTGGCAGAAATTTTGCAGAACATGCCCTCAAACCAAACTAGGAAAGTAAAGCAGCTACTGGATGAAGCTGAGAATATTCTGCACAAGGCAATGGCAAGGCTCCAGGAAGAACTGGTTCACATCCTTTCCAAGAATATGCAACCCCTTGAGCATGAATTTGTTTTACTCGAGTCTTGCCAGGTGGCTTCTTTGGAGGAAGAATCGATAGTACCAAACGAGGATGAATCGTTTGAGATCCTATCTCAGAGGGGGAGAAGAGGCCCTGATTGTGAGCAGTATGTAGTGGATTTGGTCCATCCACGTGCAATTCCTCTGATCAAATGTATTGCAGAATTGATGTTTGCTTCTAATTATGATAAGGAATTTTGCCAATCTTTCATTAGCTTTTGGAAGCAGGCATTGGATGATTACTTGATCAATCTCCATGTAAAACAACTCAGCATCGATGATGTTCTTAAGATGGACTGGAAGCGCTTGACCTACAGAATCAGAATTTGGTGCCGTGCAACCAGAAGAATTGTTGGCTTCTATCTTGCAAGTCAGAAACGGCTCTTTGACAAAATCCTGGGGGAATTTGGAAGCACTAGTTCGTCTTGCTTTATTGAAACTTCAAAGGCTTCTGTATCGTGCCTTTTGAACTTTGGACAGGCTGTCCTAATTTGCCCCCCTCGTCCAGAAAGACTTTTTTGTTTGCTAGATATGTatgaaactctgtcaaaatttctCCCAGATTTAGGTGATTTGTTTGCAGAAGAGGCTGGTTCTTTAGTTGAGATTGAGTTTCATGAGCTTCTGAAGAGATTAGGCAATTCTGCAAAGGAAATCTTCCTTGAATTTGGAAACCATGTTGCCTCAAACACTTCAACAATACCGTTTACTAGTGGAAGTATTACCCATCTGACGAGGTATGTGATGAACTATATCATGTTACTGGTAGAATATGGCGATACCCTCAATTCACTCCTAGAAGAACAAAATCTGGAGAATACAGATCAATTTTCTCAAGCAGAGGTCTCCCAGATAATCAATTTGAATAATACAAGTCCCATGGCACATAGCCTAAAGTCTGTTACTTCAGTTTTGGAAGCCAATCTGGACACCAAATCTGATCTTTATGGAGATGAATCTTTGAAGCACATCTTTATGATGAATAACATTCATTACATGGTCCAAAAGATTGAGAATTCACAATTAAGGTGGTACTTTGGTGATGAATGGATCAGAAGACATGTTTGGAAATTCAGGCAGCACGAGACTTGCTATGAAAGAATCACATGGAGTTCTATACTTTCTCAGCTAAAAGATGATGGCAGCAAAGGGAAGGCGATGCTCAAAGACAAATGCAGGAAATTTAATACAGCTTTTGAGGAAGTATACAAAAGCCAGACAGCATGGAAGATCCCAGATGCTCAACTACGAGAAGAGTTGAGAATCTCAACTTCACAGAAAGTTATCCATGCATACAGGCCATTTGCTTCTAGGTTAGCAAAGTGTTGTATTAGTGACAAATACATCAAGTATACTGAAGATGACTTGGGGAATTATATTTGGGATCTTTTCGAGGGATCTCCCAAGTCTCTGAACCATGCAAAGAGGAGGTGA
- the LOC113768027 gene encoding presenilin-like protein At2g29900, whose protein sequence is MDQNQKPTSLLDTLGEEIIRILTPVSICMFLVVILVSILNNSSDSSGPSITTIASIAYSEDSSDSIWDKLKGALLNSLVFVAVVTVVTFLLVLLFYLRCTKFLKYYMGFSAFLVLGFIGGEIAVFVIKDLSFPIDAVTFMVVLFNFTVVGVLATFMENFAIFIKQGYLVVVGMLVAYWFTLLPEWTTWVLLVAMALYDLAAVLLPGGPLRLLVELAISRDEDIPALVYEARPVTDHDSVPSNGEVQRRVWRERRHIESDFIDNVEASSESNPVGSNTSNASRVSGMSLSLETNERERNLVAAEEGRVATLDSELSAPLIQHRIDVQLNLQEGPSDSSALEGIGLGSSGAIKLGLGDFIFYSVLVGRAAMYDFMTVYACYLAIIAGLGITLMLLAFYQKALPALPVSVLLGVLFYLLTRLLLENFVVQCSINLLMF, encoded by the coding sequence ATGGACCAAAATCAGAAACCCACGAGCCTTCTCGACACACTTGGGGAAGAAATCATCAGAATACTAACACCAGTCTCAATCTGCATGTTTTTGGTGGTCATTTTGGTCTCAATATTGAATAATAGCTCAGATTCCTCGGGCCCCTCAATCACAACCATAGCCTCCATAGCCTACAGTGAGGACAGCTCAGATTCCATTTGGGACAAATTGAAAGGTGCCCTTTTGAACTCACTGGTGTTTGTTGCAGTTGTCACGGTGGTTACCTTTTTATTGGTGCTGCTATTCTATCTTAGATGCACTAAATTCCTGAAATACTATATGGGTTTCTCTGCTTTCCTTGTTTTGGGGTTCATTGGTGGTGAAATTGCTGTTTTTGTTATTAAAGACTTGAGCTTTCCTATTGATGCTGTGACATTTATGGTGGTTCTGTTCAATTTTACCGTGGTTGGTGTATTGGCTACTTTTATGGAGAATTTTGCTATCTTTATAAAACAAGGGTACTTGGTTGTTGTTGGGATGTTGGTTGCTTATTGGTTTACTCTTTTGCCTGAGTGGACTACTTGGGTACTTTTGGTTGCCATGGCATTGTATGACCTTGCTGCTGTACTCTTGCCTGGTGGTCCTTTGAGGCTTTTGGTGGAGCTTGCCATATCAAGGGATGAGGATATCCCTGCTTTGGTCTATGAGGCACGGCCAGTTACTGATCATGATTCAGTTCCATCCAATGGAGAGGTGCAGAGAAGGGTATGGAGGGAAAGAAGGCATATTGAATCTGATTTCATTGATAACGTAGAGGCAAGTTCTGAGTCAAATCCAGTTGGGAGTAATACTTCCAATGCAAGTCGTGTTAGTGGGATGTCATTGTCCTTGGAAACAAATGAGAGGGAGAGAAACTTGGTTGCTGCTGAAGAGGGTAGAGTTGCAACACTGGATTCAGAGCTCTCTGCTCCACTTATCCAACATAGGATTGATGTCCAGTTGAATTTGCAGGAAGGGCCAAGTGACAGTTCTGCACTCGAGGGGATCGGCCTGGGCTCCTCAGGGGCAATCAAGCTTGGGCTTGGGGATTTTATATTCTACAGTGTATTAGTTGGTAGGGCTGCAATGTATGATTTCATGACAGTTTATGCGTGCTACCTGGCTATTATAGCTGGTCTAGGTATTACTCTGATGCTTCTTGCATTTTATCAGAAAGCTCTGCCAGCGCTTCCAGTATCTGTATTGCTGGGTGTGTTATTTTATCTATTGACCAGgcttttacttgaaaattttgttgtaCAATGTTCTATAAACCTTCTGATGTTTTAG